A region from the Musa acuminata AAA Group cultivar baxijiao chromosome BXJ1-10, Cavendish_Baxijiao_AAA, whole genome shotgun sequence genome encodes:
- the LOC104000975 gene encoding LOW QUALITY PROTEIN: protein REDUCED CHLOROPLAST COVERAGE 1 (The sequence of the model RefSeq protein was modified relative to this genomic sequence to represent the inferred CDS: deleted 1 base in 1 codon; substituted 1 base at 1 genomic stop codon) yields MAPKGGRGKGKGDKKKKDEKVLPLAVDITVMLPDESHVILKGISTDKIIDVRRLLCVNTLACHITNYSLSHEVRGSRLKDFVDVTVLKPCTLTLVEEDYDEERAVAHVRRLLDLLSSTTCFGHPPPPTPQPTSPKDAPSESASAAASKVRKKSGGAGAGGNRKSPPDDQGQSQPKSPSQSLAAAAKDSTADLEAEMSGACPRLGAFYEFFSLANLTPPIQFMRRTTNLRQDERPSDDHLFFLEVKLCNGKLVIVEACSRGFYSLGKQCLLCHNLVDLLRHLSRAFNNAYEDLMKAFMERNKFGNLPYGFRANTWLVPPVAAQSPATFPSLPAEDETWGGNGGGWFQDSRSDMMPWANEFLFLKSMPCKTAEERQIRDRRAFLLHILFVDVAILRAVAAVKQVMDERKNAATVGVDEILQFETVGDFSITVTKDASDASCKVDTKIDGSKTTGIDAKHLAERNLLKGITSDENTAAHDIAMLGVLNVRYCGYIAVVKVKHHEKSELDLPLQGVEIKDHPEGGANALNVSSLRMLLHKSHTPREKRLYNHLQSSRHEELSAAKKIVEKLLKDSLVKLEEEEAECNVSVRWELGACWIQHLQDQNNGDKDKKQVGENDKKQITTKTKSEIRVEGLGKPLKILKNPKKKPDSDEEKTLTIDRKSSDEMHEKQNTKLPIKEPKVESKETENSCKLKDLLTEPVYTRLLESNTGLHLKSPQELTEMAMRYYDEVALPKLVSDFGSLELSPVDGRTLTDFMHTRGLRIRSLGQVVKLSEKLSHVQSLCIHEMIVRAFKHVVRAVIASVSDTGDLSILMAATLNMLLGLPDSDVSHSAIRVHFLVWRWLEVFLRKRYNWELTISNYNDIRKYAILRGLCHKVGIELAPRDFDMDSNFPFDKSDIISLVPVHKQVACSSADARQLLESSKMALDKGKLEDAVNYGTKALAKLIAVCGPYNRMTAGAYSLLAVVLYHTGDLNXATTYQQKALDINERELGLDHPDTMKSYGDLAVFYYRLQHTELALKYVKRALYLLHLTCGPSHPNTAATYINVAMMEEGLGNIHVALRYLHKALKCNQKLLGPDHIQTAASYHAIAIALSLMEAYPLSVQHEQTTLQILRAKLGPDDLRTQDAAAWLEYFESKAIEQQEAARNGTRKPDASIASKGHLRCAN; encoded by the exons ATGGCACCCAAGGGCGGtcgaggaaagggcaagggcgacaagaagaagaaagatgagaaaG TTCTGCCTCTGGCTGTGGACATCACAGTAATGCTCCCGGATGAGTCTCATGTCATCCTCAAG GGGATATCGACCGACAAGATCATCGATGTGCGGCGGCTGCTCTGCGTCAACACCCTTGCGTGCCATATCACCAATTACTCCCTCTCCCATGAG GTAAGAGGTTCGAGATTGAAAGACTTCGTCGATGTCACGGTGCTGAAACCATGCACTCTCACTCTGGTTGAAG AGGACTACGACGAAGAGCGTGCGGTGGCGCACGTGCGGCGCCTCCTCGACCTCCTCTCCTCCACCACCTGCTTCGGTCATCCGCCGCCTCCGactccgcagccaacgtcgcccaAAGATGCCCCGTCTGAGTCAGCCTCCGCTGCGGCCTCGAAGGTCCGCAAGAAAAGCGGCGGTGCCGGAGCCGGCGGGAACCGGAAGAGCCCGCCGGATGACCAGGGCCAGTCCCAGCCGAAGTCGCCGTCACAGTCGCTGGCGGCGGCGGCTAAGGATTCGACGGCAGACCTAGAGGCGGAGATGAGCGGGGCGTGCCCTCGGCTCGGGGCCTTCTATGAGTTCTTCTCCCTCGCCAATCTCACCCCTCCCATCCAGT TTATGAGACGAACAACGAATCTTAGGCAAGATGAGCGTCCATCCGACGATCATCTCTTCTTCCTCGAA GTGAAGCTATGCAATGGGAAGCTTGTGATCGTCGAGGCATGCTCCAGGGGATTTTACAGTCTTGGGAAGCAATGCTTGCTTTGCCACAATCTTGTCGATCTCCTGAGACATCTCAGTAGAGCATTTAATAAT GCTTATGAAGATCTCATGAAAGCTTTCATGGAACGGAACAAG TTTGGAAACCTGCCTTATGGATTTCGTGCAAACACATGGCTTGTGCCTCCAGTTGCTGCTCAGTCACCAGCCACATTTCCTTCCCTTCCTGCTGAGGATGAAACTTGGGGAGGCAATGGAGGTGGATGGTTTCAGGACAGTAGAAGTGATATGATGCCTTGGGCAAATGAGTTCCTTTTTCTTAAGTCCATGCCATGTAAGACAGCAGAAGAGAGACAAATCCGGGACAGAAGAGCTTTCCTGCTTCATATCCTATTTGTAGATGTTGCAATACTAAGAGCTGTTGCAGCTGTAAAGcaagttatggatgaaagaaaaaATGCAGCTACAGTCGGGGTAGATGAAATCTTGCAGTTTGAGACAGTGGGGGATTTTAGCATCACTGTCACTAAAGATGCTTCAGATGCAAGCTGTAAGGTGGATACAAAGATTGATGGAAGTAAAACAACTGGTATTGATGCCAAACATCTCGCTGAGAGGAACTTGCTAAAAGGAATCACATCAGATGAAAATACAGCAGCTCAT GATATCGCCATGTTGGGGGTTCTTAATGTGCGATACTGTGGTTATATCGCTGTTGTGAAAGTCAAGCATCATGAGAAAAGCGAACTGGATTTACCTTTGCAAGGTGTTGAAATTAAGGATCATCCTGAAGGTGGTGCAAATGCTTTGAACGTTAGCAG TCTGAGAATGCTACTTCACAAAAGCCATACACCAAGAGAGAAAAGATTATATAATCATCTACAGAGTTCAAGGCATGAGGAACTCTCTGCAGCAAAAAAAATTGTGGAGAAATTGTTGAAAGATAGCCTAGTGAAGCTtgaggaggaggaagctgaatGCAATGTTTCAGTAAGATGGGAATTGGGAGCTTGTTGGATACAACATTTGCAGGATCAGAATAATGGTGACAAAGACAAGAAACAGGTTGGTGAAAATGACAAAAAACAAATCACGACGAAGACAAAAAGTGAGATAAGAGTTGAAGGCCTTGGGAAGCctcttaaaattcttaaaaacccaaaaaagaaACCAGATTCTGATGAAGAAAAGACTTTAACCATTGACAGGAAATCATCTGATGAGatgcatgaaaaacagaatacAAAGTTGCCTATCAAGGAACCTAAGGTAGAAAGCAAAGAAACTGAGAATTCTTGCAAGCTCAAAGATTTGTTGACTGAACCTGTATATACAAGGTTGCTAGAATCTAATACTGGACTTCATTTGAAG tctccacagGAATTAACTGAGATGGCAATGAGATATTATGATGAAGTTGCTCTCCCAAAGTTG GTCTCAGATTTTGGGTCATTGGAGCTATCACCTGTTGATGGTCGTACTCTAACTGATTTCATGCATACAAGAGGTCTAAGAATACGCTCTCTTGGGCAAGTT GTCAAGCTTTCAGAGAAGCTGTCTCATGTTCAGTCACTCTGTATTCATGAGATGATAGTAAGGGCTTTTAAGCATGTTGTACGAGCTGTGATTGCTTCTGTTTCTGATACTGGAGATTTATCTATATTGATGGCTGCAACACTTAACATGCTCCTTGGGCTTCCTGATTCTGATGTTTCACATTCTGCTATACGTGTGCACTTTCTAGTCTGGAGATGGCTTGAAGTATTTCTAAGAAAGCGATATAACTGGGAACTTACAATCTCAAACTATAATGATATAAGAAAATATGCTATTTTAAGAGGGCTATGTCACAAG GTGGGAATTGAATTGGCACCCAGAGACTTTGATATGGATTCAAATTTCCCCTTTGACAAATCAGATATCATCAGCCTTGTACCTGTGCACAAG CAAGTTGCATGCTCATCTGCAGATGCACGACAACTTCTAGAGTCTTCGAAAATGGCACTTGATAAGGGT AAACTTGAAGACGCAGTCAACTATGGAACAAAG GCTCTGGCAAAATTAATTGCAGTCTGTGGTCCTTATAATCGGATGACTGCTGGAGCCTACAGTCTTTTAGCTGTTGTTCTCTACCATACTGGTGACCTTAATTAG GCCACAACTTATCAGCAGAAGGCATTGGACATAAATGAGAGGGAGCTTGGATTGGATCATCCAGATACAATGAAGAGCTACGGCGACCTAGCTGTTTTTTACTACAGGCTTCAACATACTGAATTGGCTCTAAA GTATGTGAAACGTGCGTTGTATCTTTTGCATCTTACTTGTGGACCATCTCATCCAAACACAGCTGCTACATATATTAATGTGGCTATGATGGAGGAAGGCCTGGGAAATATACATGTGGCACTTAGATATCTTCATAAAGCTTTGAAATGCAATCAGAAGTTGCTTGGTCCTGACCACATTCAG ACCGCAGCAAGTTACCATGCGATAGCTATTGCACTATCCTTGATGGAAGCATATCCTTTGAGTGTTCAACATGAGCAAACAACATTACAAATACTTAGAGCAAAGCTTGGTCCAGATGACTTGCGTACTCAG GATGCTGCTGCCTGGCTCGAGTACTTTGAGTCAAAGGCTATTGAGCAGCAAGAAGCTGCTCGAAATGGTACGCGGAAGCCTGATGCATCTATTGCCAGCAAAGGCCACCTGAG ATGTGCCAACTGA
- the LOC103969747 gene encoding plasma membrane-associated cation-binding protein 1-like, protein MVNYWKSKVLPTIKKVFDRNGKKAAAAEACKSFDESKEDVSKEFEEKKTDLQPKVVEIYEASAVEIKTLVKKPTGSGLKKKSTVVIKFIEELVKIEFPGSKPVSEAAVKYGPGLVSGPVIFLFEQVSTLLPAEEPPAPAEPAVESTSKDITPETAEEIKKEEAEAEVEEAPAPADPAPSDPSPETEKPTEPAAEPAKA, encoded by the exons ATGGTGAATTACTGGAAGTCTAAAGTCCTTCCGACGATCAAGAAGGTGTTTGACAGGAACGGCAAGAAGGCTGCCGCCGCCGAGGCATGCAAGTCCTTCGACGAATCGAAG GAGGACGTCAGCAAGGAGTTCGAAGAGAAGAAGACTGACCTGCAGCCCAAAGTTGTGGAGATCTACGAAGCTTCTGCCGTTGAAATCAAG ACTCTGGTGAAGAAACCGACGGGGTCAGGACTGAAGAAGAAATCAACTGTTGTGATCAAGTTCATCGAGGAACTAGTGAAGATCG AGTTCCCTGGCTCGAAGCCGGTGAGCGAGGCTGCCGTCAAGTACGGCCCCGGCCTCGTCTCCGGTCCCGTGATCTTCCTCTTCGAGCAGGTGTCCACCTTACTCCCGGCAGAGGAGCCGCCTGCTCCCGCCGAACCGGCCGTCGAGAGCACCAGCAAGGATATTACACCGGAAACCGCGGAGGAGATCAAGAAGGAAGAGGCTGAGGCTGAGGTGGAAGAGGCACCTGCTCCGGCCGACCCGGCTCCCTCGGACCCCTCCCCGGAGACGGAGAAGCCGACCGAGCCAGCGGCTGAACCCGCCAAGGCTTGA